The proteins below are encoded in one region of Ornithinimicrobium avium:
- the uvrA gene encoding excinuclease ABC subunit UvrA encodes MRSSASVPSPSLRPRHDRIQVRGAREHNLQNVSVDIPRDALVVFTGLSGSGKSSLAFDTIFAEGQRRYVESLSAYARMFLGQMDKPDVDFIEGLSPAVSIDQKSTNRNPRSTVGTITEVYDYLRLLYARVGRPHCPVCGEPVERQTTQQIVDRLLELPGGTRFQLLAPVVRGRKGEFVDLFAELQASGFARARVDGEVVQLSAPPTLEKQRKHTIEVVVDRLVAKDAVDGVPDPAHLRRLTDSVETALRLTDGIVVAEFVDAAPAGGGSADRPAPVDAEGRPLPHERRFSERMACPNEHPLSLDELEPRSFSFNSPFGACAECTGIGSELEVDPELVIRGEDTSILEGAIIPWSTTAGLNDYYKRVLGGLAEDLKFRLDVPWRQLPGRARDAILHGYKHKVHVRYRNRFGRERSYSTGFEGVVPYVKRKHAETESESSRERYEGFMRRVPCPACKGARLKPEILAVLVGGRSIAQVCELPIDECAQFLSGVDYTERELTIAGQVNREIAARLGFLLDVGLDYLTLARPAGTLSGGEAQRIRLATQIGSGLVGVLYVLDEPSIGLHQRDNHRLIETLTRLRDLGNTLIVVEHDEDTISTADWVVDIGPGAGEHGGHVVHSGSVEGLVNHPTSLTGMYLSGRRSIPVPAQRRPQDGRWVTVRGARENNLRNIDVSFPLGNLVAVTGVSGSGKSTLVNDILYHVLANQLNGARHVPGRHRRVEGLDQLDKVVHVDQSPIGRTPRSNPATYTGVFDHVRKLFAGTQEAKVRGYLPGRFSFNVKGGRCEACSGDGTLKIEMNFLPDVYVPCEVCHGARYNRETLEVRFKGKTIADVLDMPIEEAAEFFAAVPVISRHLTTLVQVGLGYVRLGQPATTLSGGEAQRVKLASELQKRSTGRTIYVLDEPTTGLHFEDIGRLLGVLQGLVDKGNTVLVIEHNLDVIKSSDWVVDLGPEGGGGGGTVVVEGSPEQVATHPTSHTGRFLAPALGIDRDQEAPTTRRTSA; translated from the coding sequence GTGCGATCTTCTGCGTCCGTCCCGTCCCCGAGCCTGCGACCGCGTCACGACCGGATCCAGGTCCGGGGTGCCCGCGAGCACAACCTGCAGAACGTCTCGGTCGACATCCCCCGCGACGCCCTCGTCGTGTTCACCGGGCTGTCGGGCTCGGGCAAGTCCAGCCTGGCCTTCGACACCATCTTCGCCGAGGGTCAGCGCCGCTACGTCGAGTCGCTGTCCGCCTACGCCCGGATGTTCCTGGGACAGATGGACAAGCCCGACGTCGACTTCATCGAGGGCCTGTCGCCGGCGGTCTCGATCGACCAGAAGTCGACCAACCGCAACCCGCGCTCGACGGTGGGGACGATCACCGAGGTCTACGACTACCTCCGGCTGCTCTACGCCCGGGTGGGGCGCCCGCACTGCCCGGTCTGCGGGGAGCCGGTCGAGCGGCAGACCACCCAGCAGATCGTCGACCGGCTGCTGGAGCTGCCCGGCGGCACCCGCTTCCAGCTGCTCGCGCCGGTCGTGCGCGGGCGCAAGGGCGAGTTCGTCGACCTCTTCGCCGAGCTGCAGGCCTCCGGCTTCGCCCGGGCCCGGGTGGACGGCGAGGTGGTCCAGCTCAGCGCGCCGCCGACCCTGGAGAAGCAGCGCAAGCACACCATCGAGGTGGTCGTCGACCGGCTCGTGGCCAAGGACGCCGTCGACGGCGTGCCCGACCCGGCGCACCTGCGCCGGCTGACCGACTCGGTGGAGACCGCGCTGCGGCTGACCGACGGCATCGTGGTGGCGGAGTTCGTCGACGCGGCCCCCGCCGGCGGGGGGAGCGCCGATCGGCCGGCGCCGGTCGACGCGGAGGGCCGCCCGCTGCCGCACGAGCGCCGCTTCTCCGAGCGGATGGCCTGCCCGAACGAGCACCCGCTCAGCCTCGACGAGCTCGAGCCGCGCAGCTTCTCCTTCAACAGCCCGTTCGGGGCCTGCGCGGAGTGCACCGGCATCGGCTCCGAGCTCGAGGTCGACCCCGAGCTGGTGATCCGCGGCGAGGACACCTCCATCCTCGAGGGCGCGATCATCCCCTGGTCCACCACCGCCGGGCTCAACGACTACTACAAGCGCGTGCTCGGCGGCCTCGCCGAGGACCTGAAGTTCCGCCTCGACGTGCCCTGGCGCCAGCTGCCCGGCCGGGCCCGCGACGCGATCCTGCACGGCTACAAGCACAAGGTGCACGTGCGCTACCGCAACCGCTTCGGCCGCGAGCGCAGCTACTCCACCGGCTTCGAGGGCGTCGTGCCCTACGTCAAGCGCAAGCACGCCGAGACGGAGTCCGAGAGCAGCCGGGAGCGCTACGAGGGGTTCATGCGCCGGGTGCCCTGCCCGGCGTGCAAGGGCGCCCGGCTCAAGCCGGAGATCCTTGCGGTGCTCGTGGGCGGGCGCAGCATCGCGCAGGTGTGCGAGCTGCCCATCGACGAGTGCGCGCAGTTCCTCTCCGGGGTCGACTACACCGAGCGCGAGCTGACGATCGCCGGCCAGGTCAACCGGGAGATCGCCGCCCGGCTGGGCTTCCTGCTCGACGTCGGCCTGGACTACCTGACGCTGGCACGGCCGGCGGGGACGCTCTCCGGCGGGGAGGCCCAGCGCATCCGCCTGGCCACCCAGATCGGCTCGGGCCTGGTCGGCGTGCTCTACGTCCTGGACGAGCCCAGCATCGGGCTGCACCAGCGCGACAACCACCGGCTCATCGAGACGCTGACCCGGCTGCGCGACCTGGGCAACACGCTCATCGTCGTGGAGCACGACGAGGACACGATCAGCACCGCCGACTGGGTCGTCGACATCGGCCCGGGCGCGGGGGAGCACGGCGGGCACGTCGTGCACAGCGGCTCGGTGGAGGGTCTGGTCAACCACCCGACCTCGCTGACCGGCATGTACCTCTCCGGCCGCCGCTCCATCCCGGTGCCCGCCCAGCGGCGCCCCCAGGACGGGCGGTGGGTGACGGTCCGGGGCGCCCGCGAGAACAACCTGCGCAACATCGACGTCTCCTTCCCGCTGGGCAACCTCGTCGCGGTCACGGGGGTGTCGGGCTCGGGCAAGTCGACGCTGGTCAACGACATCCTCTACCACGTGCTGGCCAACCAGCTCAACGGCGCCCGGCACGTGCCCGGGCGGCACCGGCGGGTCGAGGGCCTGGACCAGCTGGACAAGGTCGTGCACGTGGACCAGAGCCCGATCGGACGGACCCCCCGCAGCAACCCGGCCACCTACACCGGCGTCTTCGACCACGTCCGCAAGCTCTTCGCCGGCACGCAGGAGGCGAAGGTCCGCGGCTACCTGCCCGGCCGGTTCTCCTTCAACGTCAAGGGCGGCCGCTGCGAGGCGTGCTCCGGCGACGGCACGCTGAAGATCGAGATGAACTTCCTGCCCGACGTCTACGTGCCGTGCGAGGTGTGCCACGGGGCCCGCTACAACCGCGAGACCCTCGAGGTGCGCTTCAAGGGCAAGACGATCGCCGACGTGCTCGACATGCCGATCGAGGAGGCCGCGGAGTTCTTCGCGGCGGTGCCGGTTATCAGCCGCCACCTGACCACGCTGGTCCAGGTGGGGCTGGGCTACGTCCGGCTCGGCCAGCCGGCCACCACGCTCTCCGGCGGCGAGGCGCAGCGAGTCAAGCTCGCCTCCGAGCTGCAGAAGCGCTCCACCGGCCGGACGATCTACGTGCTCGACGAGCCCACCACCGGGCTGCACTTCGAGGACATCGGACGGCTGCTCGGCGTGCTGCAGGGGCTGGTGGACAAGGGCAACACCGTGCTCGTCATCGAGCACAACCTCGACGTCATCAAGAGCTCGGACTGGGTCGTCGACCTCGGTCCGGAGGGCGGTGGCGGCGGGGGTACCGTCGTGGTGGAGGGCAGCCCGGAGCAGGTGGCCACCCACCCCACCAGCCACACCGGACGGTTCCTGGCCCCCGCCCTCGGCATCGACCGGGACCAGGAGGCACCCACGACCCGGCGCACGAGCGCCTGA
- a CDS encoding Rieske (2Fe-2S) protein, with the protein MTQPTSAAPCACGTSRRRLLQGAGAVSVAGASAALLSACGGRSSPSAASTAADGALVVPAADTGVGSSTYYRDAKIIVSQPQEGDFVAFGSTCPHAGCAVSEREGAVLVCPCHGSRFDPATGDVVQGPATTGLTVLDVTVDGGDLLVRG; encoded by the coding sequence ATGACCCAGCCGACCAGCGCCGCCCCCTGCGCCTGCGGCACCTCCCGCCGCCGGCTGCTGCAGGGTGCCGGTGCCGTGTCCGTCGCGGGAGCCTCCGCGGCGCTGCTCTCCGCCTGCGGGGGCCGGTCCTCGCCCTCGGCGGCCTCGACGGCGGCCGACGGCGCGCTCGTCGTGCCCGCGGCGGACACCGGGGTCGGCTCCTCGACGTACTACCGTGACGCCAAGATCATCGTCAGCCAGCCGCAGGAGGGGGACTTCGTGGCCTTCGGCTCCACCTGCCCGCACGCGGGTTGCGCGGTCTCCGAGAGGGAGGGCGCGGTCCTGGTCTGCCCGTGCCACGGCAGCCGCTTCGACCCCGCCACCGGCGACGTCGTCCAGGGCCCGGCGACGACCGGTCTGACGGTCCTGGACGTCACCGTCGACGGCGGGGACCTGCTGGTCCGTGGCTGA
- the uvrC gene encoding excinuclease ABC subunit UvrC — protein sequence MADPASYRPRPGEIPAEPGVYRFRDRHGRVIYVGKAGSLRSRLSSYFQDPAALHPRTRQMVTTGASVEWTVVRNEVEALQLEYSWIKQFDPRFNVKYRDDKSYPYLAVTMGEEFPRAQVMRGSKRPGTRYFGPYTHAWAIRETLDTLLRVFPVRTCSKGVFRRAQQTGRPCLLGYIGKCSAPCVGWISPEDHRALAEDFCAFMAGDHARFVRQLEADMQAASAELDFETAARLRDDVAALKRALERSAVVLNDDTDADVYALADDELEVAVQVFLVRGGRIRGQRGWVSEKGAEDLGSVVEHLLQQVYGAEEGDEVPREVLVPVLPSGHEELEEWLGGLRGARVRVRVPQRGDKRTLMQTVARNAEQALARHKVARSGDLTLRSQALQELQDALELGEAPLRIESFDISHVQGSDMVGSMVVFEDGLARRSEYRRYVVREGTGDDTAAMHEVLTRRFRHLVRGRARAEEGRVAGEADRPAGLEETDGPDEGRDSSSTFRYPPNLVVVDGGLPQVNAAQAALTEVGVSDVTVVGLAKRLEEVWIPGQDHPVVLPRTSEGLYLLQRVRDEAHRFANTFHRQRRSRSMTASELDGIPGLGKARQQSLLARFGSVKALRRATVEQLQEVPGIGPAVATAVFTRLQGAERGVAVNLSTGEVLD from the coding sequence GTGGCTGACCCCGCCAGCTACCGGCCGCGGCCGGGGGAGATCCCCGCCGAGCCGGGCGTCTACCGCTTCCGCGACCGGCACGGGCGGGTCATCTACGTCGGCAAGGCCGGGTCCCTGCGCTCCCGGCTCTCCTCCTACTTCCAGGACCCCGCCGCCCTCCACCCGCGGACCCGGCAGATGGTCACGACCGGCGCCAGCGTCGAGTGGACCGTCGTGCGCAACGAGGTCGAGGCCCTTCAGCTGGAATACTCCTGGATCAAGCAGTTCGACCCGCGCTTCAACGTCAAGTACCGCGACGACAAGTCCTACCCCTACCTTGCGGTCACGATGGGCGAGGAGTTCCCCCGTGCCCAGGTGATGCGGGGCTCGAAGCGTCCCGGCACCCGCTACTTCGGTCCCTACACGCACGCCTGGGCGATCCGCGAGACGCTGGACACCCTGCTGCGGGTGTTCCCCGTGCGGACCTGCTCCAAGGGGGTCTTCCGGCGCGCCCAGCAGACCGGCCGCCCCTGCCTGCTCGGCTACATCGGCAAGTGCTCGGCGCCGTGCGTGGGCTGGATCAGTCCCGAGGACCACCGGGCGCTGGCCGAGGACTTCTGCGCCTTCATGGCCGGCGACCACGCCCGGTTCGTCAGGCAGCTCGAGGCGGACATGCAGGCGGCCTCGGCCGAGCTGGACTTCGAGACCGCAGCCCGCCTCCGCGACGACGTCGCCGCCCTCAAGCGTGCCCTGGAGCGGTCCGCGGTCGTGCTCAACGACGACACCGACGCCGACGTCTACGCCCTGGCGGACGACGAGCTGGAGGTGGCCGTCCAGGTCTTCCTCGTCCGCGGCGGGCGCATCCGCGGCCAGCGCGGCTGGGTGAGCGAGAAGGGCGCCGAGGACCTGGGCTCGGTCGTCGAGCACCTGCTGCAGCAGGTCTACGGGGCCGAGGAGGGCGACGAGGTGCCCCGCGAGGTCCTGGTGCCGGTCCTGCCGTCCGGGCACGAGGAGCTCGAGGAGTGGCTCGGCGGGCTGCGCGGCGCCCGGGTGCGCGTGCGCGTCCCCCAGCGGGGCGACAAGCGCACCCTGATGCAGACCGTCGCCCGCAACGCCGAGCAGGCACTGGCCCGGCACAAGGTCGCCCGATCCGGCGACCTGACCCTGCGCTCGCAGGCCCTGCAGGAGCTGCAGGACGCGCTCGAGCTGGGCGAGGCACCGCTACGGATCGAGTCCTTCGACATCAGCCACGTGCAGGGCAGCGACATGGTCGGCTCGATGGTCGTCTTCGAGGACGGGCTGGCCCGCAGGTCGGAGTACCGCCGCTACGTCGTGCGCGAGGGCACCGGCGACGACACCGCCGCGATGCACGAGGTGCTGACGCGGCGGTTCCGGCACCTCGTGAGGGGCCGCGCGCGCGCCGAGGAGGGCCGGGTCGCCGGGGAGGCCGACCGGCCCGCGGGCCTGGAGGAGACGGACGGGCCCGACGAGGGCAGGGACAGCTCGTCCACCTTCCGCTACCCGCCCAACCTCGTCGTCGTCGACGGCGGGCTGCCGCAGGTCAACGCCGCGCAGGCGGCCCTCACCGAGGTCGGCGTCTCCGACGTGACGGTCGTGGGTCTGGCCAAGCGGCTCGAGGAGGTCTGGATCCCCGGGCAGGACCACCCCGTGGTGCTGCCGCGCACCAGCGAGGGCCTCTACCTGCTGCAGCGCGTGCGGGACGAGGCCCACCGGTTCGCCAACACCTTCCACCGGCAGCGCCGCTCGCGGTCGATGACCGCCAGCGAGCTGGACGGCATACCCGGTCTGGGGAAGGCGCGTCAGCAGTCGCTGCTCGCGCGCTTCGGCTCCGTCAAGGCGCTGCGTCGTGCCACGGTGGAGCAGCTCCAGGAGGTCCCCGGCATCGGACCGGCCGTCGCGACCGCCGTCTTCACCCGGCTGCAGGGCGCCGAGCGGGGGGTGGCGGTTAACCTGAGCACCGGCGAGGTCCTCGACTGA
- the rapZ gene encoding RNase adapter RapZ: protein MTPEDRTAEPSPTTAEPAVPPAGHVRRQDVVVLTGMSGAGRTTAGDVLEDRGWYVVDNLPPSMIVQLMEVTADDPQRQKVAAVVDVRSRDFTTELSVALKELTVLGWRPRVVFVDSSDEALVRRFDAVRRPHPLQGDGLLLDGIRRERRTLADLRSNADVVVDTSNYNVHQLSAKIDSLVETGVEVRLRLAVMSFGFKYGIPLDADVVLDLRFLPNPYWNPEMRPYTGKDAVVREFVLGQELAGSYLDHVEAMLRTATAGYLAEGRRYVTVAVGCTGGKHRSVAIAEDLALRLGDLEDAGVQLTTFHRDLGRE, encoded by the coding sequence GTGACCCCCGAGGATCGCACCGCAGAGCCGTCCCCGACGACCGCGGAGCCGGCCGTGCCCCCCGCCGGGCACGTGCGCCGCCAGGACGTCGTCGTCCTCACCGGCATGTCCGGGGCCGGACGGACCACCGCCGGGGACGTGCTCGAGGACCGTGGCTGGTACGTCGTGGACAACCTGCCGCCCTCGATGATCGTCCAGCTCATGGAGGTCACCGCCGACGACCCGCAGCGGCAGAAGGTCGCCGCCGTCGTCGACGTCCGCAGCCGCGACTTCACCACCGAGCTGTCGGTCGCGCTCAAGGAGCTGACCGTCCTGGGCTGGCGCCCCCGGGTGGTCTTCGTCGACTCCTCCGACGAGGCCCTCGTCCGCCGCTTCGACGCGGTCCGGCGACCGCACCCGCTCCAGGGGGACGGGTTGCTGCTGGACGGGATCCGGCGCGAGCGGCGGACGCTCGCCGACCTGCGCTCCAACGCCGACGTGGTCGTGGACACCAGCAACTACAACGTGCACCAGCTCAGCGCCAAGATCGACTCGCTGGTCGAGACCGGGGTCGAGGTCCGGCTGCGCCTGGCGGTGATGTCCTTCGGGTTCAAGTACGGCATCCCCCTGGACGCCGACGTGGTGCTCGACCTGCGCTTCCTGCCCAATCCCTACTGGAACCCCGAGATGCGGCCCTACACCGGCAAGGACGCGGTCGTGCGCGAGTTCGTCCTCGGGCAGGAGCTCGCGGGCAGCTACCTGGACCACGTCGAGGCGATGCTGCGCACCGCCACCGCCGGCTACCTGGCCGAGGGACGCCGCTACGTGACGGTCGCGGTGGGCTGCACCGGCGGCAAGCACCGCTCGGTGGCGATCGCGGAGGACCTGGCGCTGCGGCTGGGCGACCTGGAGGACGCCGGCGTGCAGCTGACCACCTTCCACCGCGACCTGGGACGGGAGTGA
- a CDS encoding gluconeogenesis factor YvcK family protein produces the protein MPPRVVAMGGGHGLSATLQALRHITEAITAVVTVADDGGSSGRLREQFDILPPGDLRMALAALCEDTSWGHQWSAVLQHRFRGHGELGGHALGNLLITALWDLIPDQQVRGLDLVGRLLNTRGRVLPMSLVPLDIEASVLVPDDMGEGAEIIVRGQSRVARHSGKVETVRLTPQAPPACPEALESIKLADFVVLGPGSWFTSVMPHLLVPELLRALRDTPASRILTLNVSLTDDEASGYTVAEHVHAVVNHAPGLTFDHVIADPQVVRTDAERAALEAAVEQLGAALVVTTVAKMGAPGVHDTLRLAAAFRDIMAVTR, from the coding sequence ATGCCTCCCCGGGTGGTCGCCATGGGCGGCGGCCACGGTCTGTCGGCCACGCTGCAGGCGCTGCGCCACATCACCGAGGCCATCACCGCCGTCGTGACGGTCGCCGACGACGGCGGCTCCAGCGGCCGGCTGCGCGAGCAGTTCGACATCCTGCCCCCGGGCGACCTGCGGATGGCCCTGGCCGCACTGTGCGAGGACACCAGCTGGGGCCACCAGTGGTCGGCGGTGCTGCAGCACCGCTTCCGCGGGCACGGGGAGCTCGGCGGGCACGCCCTGGGCAACCTGCTCATCACCGCGCTGTGGGACCTCATCCCCGACCAGCAGGTGCGCGGTCTCGACCTGGTCGGGCGGCTGCTCAACACCCGGGGCCGGGTGCTGCCCATGTCGCTCGTGCCCCTGGACATCGAGGCGTCCGTGCTGGTGCCCGACGACATGGGGGAGGGGGCCGAGATCATCGTGCGGGGCCAGTCGAGGGTGGCCCGCCACTCCGGCAAGGTGGAGACCGTGCGGCTGACGCCGCAGGCACCGCCGGCCTGCCCCGAGGCGCTGGAGTCCATCAAGCTGGCCGACTTCGTGGTGCTCGGCCCCGGGTCGTGGTTCACCTCGGTCATGCCGCACCTGCTGGTGCCCGAGCTGCTCCGGGCGCTGCGCGACACCCCGGCCAGCCGGATCCTCACCCTCAACGTGAGCCTGACCGACGACGAGGCCAGCGGGTACACCGTCGCCGAGCACGTCCACGCCGTCGTCAACCACGCCCCCGGCCTCACCTTCGACCACGTCATCGCCGACCCTCAGGTGGTGCGCACCGACGCCGAGCGGGCCGCCCTGGAGGCGGCCGTCGAGCAGCTCGGGGCCGCCCTGGTGGTGACGACCGTGGCCAAGATGGGCGCGCCGGGGGTGCACGACACCCTGCGGCTCGCAGCGGCCTTCAGGGACATCATGGCGGTGACGCGGTGA
- the whiA gene encoding DNA-binding protein WhiA encodes MAMTARVKDELSRLPVTRTCCRKAEVSTMLRFAGGLHIVGGRIVIEAELDAAQSARRLRAFMAEVYGSSSELMVLKPGGLRKQTRYVVRATSDGESLARQTGLIDNRGRPVRGLPPRVVGASVCDAEAAWRGAFLAHGSITEPGRSSALEVTCPGPEAALALVGAARRLGIQAKAREVRGVDRVVIRDGDAIGAMLTRLGAHDAVLAWEERRMRREVRATANRLANFDDANLRRSARAAVAAGARVERALEILAGEIPEHLRVAGELRLKHKQASLEELGQIADPPMTKDAVAGRIRRLLAMADKRAEELGIEDTEASLTPDMLDD; translated from the coding sequence GTGGCGATGACCGCGAGGGTCAAGGACGAGCTCAGCCGGCTGCCGGTCACCAGGACCTGCTGCCGCAAGGCGGAGGTGTCCACGATGCTGCGCTTCGCCGGCGGTCTGCACATCGTCGGGGGGCGCATCGTCATCGAGGCCGAGCTGGACGCGGCGCAGAGCGCCCGTCGGCTGCGCGCCTTCATGGCCGAGGTCTACGGCAGCAGCAGCGAGCTCATGGTGCTCAAGCCGGGAGGGCTGCGCAAGCAGACGCGGTATGTCGTGCGCGCCACCTCCGACGGCGAGTCGCTGGCGCGCCAGACCGGCCTCATCGACAACCGCGGGCGTCCGGTCCGCGGACTGCCGCCGCGGGTCGTGGGCGCCAGCGTCTGCGACGCTGAGGCCGCCTGGCGGGGAGCCTTCCTCGCGCACGGCTCGATCACCGAGCCGGGACGCTCCTCCGCCCTCGAGGTCACCTGCCCCGGGCCGGAGGCTGCGCTGGCGCTCGTCGGCGCCGCCCGCCGCCTGGGCATCCAGGCCAAGGCCAGGGAGGTGCGGGGCGTGGACCGCGTGGTGATCCGCGACGGCGACGCCATCGGCGCGATGCTCACCCGGCTGGGCGCCCACGACGCCGTGCTGGCGTGGGAGGAGCGCCGGATGCGCCGCGAGGTCCGGGCCACCGCCAACCGGCTGGCCAACTTCGACGACGCCAACCTGCGCCGTTCGGCCCGGGCCGCGGTCGCGGCCGGTGCTCGGGTGGAGCGCGCCCTGGAGATCCTCGCCGGCGAGATCCCCGAGCACCTGCGTGTGGCCGGGGAGCTGCGGCTGAAGCACAAGCAGGCCAGCCTCGAGGAGCTCGGCCAGATCGCGGACCCGCCGATGACCAAGGACGCGGTCGCGGGCCGGATCCGGCGGCTGCTGGCGATGGCGGACAAGCGCGCCGAGGAGCTGGGGATCGAGGACACCGAGGCCAGCCTCACGCCCGACATGCTCGACGACTGA
- the gap gene encoding type I glyceraldehyde-3-phosphate dehydrogenase, giving the protein MTVRVGINGFGRIGRNFIRAVLASGADIEIVGVNDLTDNETLAHLLKYDSILGRLDAEVTATEDDISVDGRSIRAFAETDPAALPWGELGADVVVESTGIFTDATKARAHIDAGAKKVIISAPAKNEDITLVLGVNADDYDPAAHDIISNASCTTNCLAPMAKVLHEEFEIVKGLMTTIHAYTADQNLQDGPHKDLRRARAAALNIVPTKTGAAQAVALVLPELKGRFDGYALRVPVPTGSATDLTFEAGREVTVEEVNAAMKKAAEGPLKGILSYTEDPIVSKDIETDPHSCIFDSGLTKVIGNQVKVVGWYDNEWGYSNRLVDIVALVGSKL; this is encoded by the coding sequence ATGACCGTTCGCGTAGGCATCAACGGCTTCGGCCGCATCGGCCGCAACTTCATCCGGGCCGTGCTGGCCTCGGGCGCCGACATCGAGATCGTGGGGGTGAACGACCTGACCGACAACGAGACGCTGGCGCACCTGCTCAAGTACGACTCGATCCTGGGTCGGCTCGACGCCGAGGTGACCGCGACCGAGGACGACATCAGCGTCGACGGCCGCTCGATCCGGGCGTTCGCCGAGACGGACCCGGCAGCCCTGCCGTGGGGCGAGCTCGGCGCCGACGTCGTCGTGGAGTCCACCGGCATCTTCACCGACGCGACCAAGGCCCGGGCGCACATCGACGCCGGCGCCAAGAAGGTCATCATCTCCGCGCCGGCCAAGAACGAGGACATCACCCTGGTGCTCGGCGTCAACGCCGACGACTACGACCCGGCCGCGCACGACATCATCTCCAACGCCTCCTGCACGACCAACTGCCTGGCCCCGATGGCCAAGGTCCTGCACGAGGAGTTCGAGATCGTCAAGGGCCTGATGACCACCATCCACGCCTACACCGCCGACCAGAACCTGCAGGACGGCCCGCACAAGGACCTGCGCCGCGCCCGAGCCGCAGCCCTCAACATCGTGCCGACCAAGACCGGTGCGGCGCAGGCGGTGGCGCTCGTGCTGCCCGAGCTCAAGGGCCGCTTCGACGGCTACGCGCTGCGGGTCCCGGTGCCGACCGGCTCGGCCACCGACCTCACCTTCGAGGCCGGCCGCGAGGTCACCGTGGAGGAGGTCAACGCGGCCATGAAGAAGGCCGCCGAGGGGCCCCTCAAGGGCATCCTGTCCTACACCGAGGACCCGATCGTCTCCAAGGACATCGAGACCGACCCGCACTCCTGCATCTTCGACTCCGGCCTGACCAAGGTCATCGGCAACCAGGTCAAGGTCGTGGGCTGGTACGACAACGAGTGGGGCTACTCCAACCGCCTGGTCGACATCGTCGCCCTGGTCGGCAGCAAGCTCTGA
- a CDS encoding phosphoglycerate kinase: MRTIEQLAEELGGLAGRTVLVRSDLNVPLDGSTITDDGRVRASVPTVRLLADAGARVVVVAHLGRPKGVPEAKYSLGPVAGRLGELLGRPVGFVTETVGPQAQAAVAAMSDGEVLVLENLRFNPGETARSDEERADFARQLAGMVDAFVSDGFGVVHRAQASVYDVARLLPHAAGDLVRSEVEVMRQLREDPRRPYAVVLGGAKVSDKLGVIESLIAVADRLLIGGGMVFTFLKAQGHEVGTSLLEADQVDTVRGYLGTAAERGVEIVLPTDIVVADAFSADARHEVVAADSIPAGMMGLDIGPDSEKLFADRLADARTVFWNGPMGAFEMEPFASGTRAVAKVLVERTHEGAMTVVGGGDSAAAVREFGYDEDDFGHISTGGGASLEYLEGKELPGLTVLED, from the coding sequence ATGCGCACGATCGAGCAGCTCGCCGAGGAGCTCGGCGGACTCGCCGGCCGGACCGTGCTGGTCCGCAGCGACCTCAACGTCCCGCTGGACGGGTCGACCATCACCGACGACGGACGGGTGCGCGCCTCGGTGCCCACCGTCCGCCTGCTGGCCGACGCCGGCGCCCGCGTGGTCGTCGTGGCGCACCTGGGCCGCCCCAAGGGCGTCCCGGAGGCGAAGTACTCCCTGGGGCCGGTCGCCGGGCGCCTCGGCGAGCTGCTCGGTCGCCCCGTCGGCTTCGTCACGGAGACGGTCGGCCCGCAGGCGCAGGCCGCGGTCGCCGCGATGTCCGACGGGGAGGTCCTCGTCCTGGAGAACCTCCGGTTCAACCCGGGGGAGACCGCCAGGAGCGACGAGGAGCGCGCGGACTTCGCCCGGCAGCTGGCCGGGATGGTCGACGCCTTCGTCTCCGACGGGTTCGGCGTCGTGCACCGCGCCCAGGCGTCGGTGTATGACGTCGCCCGCCTGCTCCCGCACGCGGCCGGCGACCTGGTCCGCTCCGAGGTCGAGGTCATGCGCCAGCTGCGCGAGGATCCCCGGCGCCCCTACGCGGTGGTGCTGGGGGGCGCGAAGGTCAGCGACAAGCTCGGCGTCATCGAGTCCCTGATCGCGGTCGCCGACCGGCTGCTGATCGGCGGCGGGATGGTCTTCACCTTCCTCAAGGCCCAGGGGCACGAGGTGGGCACGAGCCTGCTGGAGGCCGACCAGGTCGACACGGTGCGCGGCTATCTCGGGACCGCGGCCGAGCGCGGCGTGGAGATCGTGCTGCCGACGGACATCGTGGTCGCCGACGCCTTCTCGGCCGACGCGCGCCACGAGGTGGTGGCGGCGGACTCCATACCCGCCGGCATGATGGGCCTGGACATCGGACCAGACTCGGAGAAGTTGTTCGCAGACCGCCTCGCAGACGCCCGGACCGTCTTCTGGAACGGGCCGATGGGCGCGTTCGAGATGGAGCCCTTCGCCAGCGGCACCCGCGCGGTGGCCAAGGTCCTGGTCGAGCGCACGCACGAGGGTGCGATGACCGTCGTCGGAGGCGGCGACAGCGCCGCCGCGGTGCGAGAGTTCGGCTACGACGAGGACGACTTCGGCCACATCTCCACCGGCGGTGGGGCCAGCCTGGAATACCTGGAGGGCAAGGAACTGCCCGGACTGACCGTCCTGGAGGACTGA